The segment GAGGTCGCCCACGTCGGCCATGGACAGGCTCGTGCGGGCGGCCAGCGGGTGCCGGGCGGGCAGGACGGCGATCTGGCCCTCGGTCAGCAACTGCTCGCTGTCGAACCCGGCCAGGGAGTTGTACGGCGAGTGCATCAGCGCCACGTCGGCCCGGCCGTCGCGCAGCATGTCCTCCTGCTCGCAGGTGCCGCTCGGCAGCACCTCGACCTCGGCGGCGCCCGGCTCGGCCGCGTAGGCGTCGAGCAGCCCGCGCAGCAGCTCGTGGGAGGCCGCGGCCTTCACCGTCAGCACCAGGCGGTCGCGGCGGCCCCCCGCGCCGCCGGCGCCGCCGGCCCGGGAGGTGCGGCGCGCGGCGGCGGCGGTCGCGGCGAGGGCCGCGCGGCCCTCGCGCAGCAGCACCTCCCCGGCGCCGGTCAGCGCGACGCCGCGGCGGTTGCGCTCCAACAGGCGTACGCCGAGCCGCCGTTCGAGCTGCTGGATGGCCCGGGACAGCGGCGGCTGCGCCATGCCGAGGCGCTCGGCGGCACGTCCGAAGTGCAGTTCCTCGGCCACGGCCGTGAAGTACTTCAACTCGCGGGTCTCCAGGGTGTCCACGGCCACAGCGTACGCCGCCGGTGATACCCGCCGGGTATGACAGGGCACCGTACCGGTGTTGGAAGCGCGGCCCGTCCGCGGGCGAGGATCGACGGCATGAGCGAAGCAGTCATGAATGACACCACGAGGATCGCGCTGGTCACCGGTGCGAACAAGGGAATCGGGTACGAGATCGCGGCCGGGCTCGGCGCCCTCGGCCACCGGGTGGGCGTGGGCGCCCGGGACGCGGACCGGCGCGAGGCCGCCGTCCGCAAGCTGCGCGAGGCCGGGATCGACGCGTTCGGGGTGCCGCTGGACGTGACCGGCGACCGGAGCGTCGCCGAGGCCGCGGAACTGGTCGAACGGC is part of the Kitasatospora cineracea genome and harbors:
- a CDS encoding LysR family transcriptional regulator; its protein translation is MDTLETRELKYFTAVAEELHFGRAAERLGMAQPPLSRAIQQLERRLGVRLLERNRRGVALTGAGEVLLREGRAALAATAAAARRTSRAGGAGGAGGRRDRLVLTVKAAASHELLRGLLDAYAAEPGAAEVEVLPSGTCEQEDMLRDGRADVALMHSPYNSLAGFDSEQLLTEGQIAVLPARHPLAARTSLSMADVGDLPDLPPARWPRRGTYPPGPGPEVRDQTQLAQLIALGRTVAFFPASARSWLWAEHAGVPLIDAPPIVTHIAWPPHSRSPALAALVRTAVRLCSPPTP